The sequence TTCGGCCAGCGAGAACTGCCGTAGCCGGCGGTCGAGCAACGGGGCGAACGGATGGGCGAGCGGGCCGCCCAGGATCTCGACCACCCCGGACGAGGCGAGTGAGCGGATCTGCGGACTCGCGCCGTGGCGCCAGTACGTCTCGAACTCGGTCATCGCCTCCGCTGCGGCGCGATACTCGCGATTGCCGAGGGCGCGTCGCGCCGGGTCAGGCGCGATCGCCGCCTCGACCGCGCGCAACTGCCAGTCGGCGAGCCACTCGTACATCGATGTGGCGCAATGCGGATCATCGAGTTGCGCGGCGAGCACCGGCGTGATGCCGAGTGACAACTGGTGGACCGCGCCGTCGTCGGCCAACCGGCGCAGCATCGCGAACAGCGGCAGATAGGAACTCGCCCAGGACTGGTAGAGCCATTCCTCGCCGACCGGCCACCGGCCGTGGTTGGCCAGCCACGGCAGATGAGAATGCAGCACAAGCGTGAATCGGCCGGGTACGGCGGCACCGGATGCGGGTGTCATGAGGCGCTTCGCCGATCAGCGCCGGACGGCGACGGCGAAGAGGTCGAGGCTGGCGTCGATGTCGACACCGTCCCGAGCGCGGTCGAGGATGGCGAAGTCGTCGGTGGCGACCGCGGCGACGTCGCTCGCGAGGTCATCGGGCCACGATTGGCCGGCCAGCGCACGATCGATCTGCGCGTCGATCAGCGAACCGCCCCACTTCTCGTCGAGGGTCACCAGTCGCGGTCCGTGATACACGCCGGAGATCGTCGGTACGTCGAACCCGCCGTCGGACAACAGTTGTGTCATCTCGGCGGCATCGAGTTCGCGGGTGTGGAACGGGTTGAGCGGGGTGTCGCGGCCAGGGGAGAAGGTGATGCGGTTCGGGGTGGAGATGAACAACCGACCCCCGGGTCGAAGCACGCGACGACATTCGGCGATGAACGCCGGCTGGTCCCAGAGATGCTCGATGACCTGAAAATTCACCACGACGTCGACGGATTCGTCGGCGAGTGGCAGATCGATCAGATTGCCCTGGTGCACAATCAGTCCCGGGTACCGGCGGCGGGTGTGCTCGACGGCGCTGGTGTCGTAGTCGACGCAGGTCACCGACCGCGCGCGGGTGGCGAGCATGGCCGCGCCGTAGCCCTCACCCGAGCCTGCCTCGAGCACGTCCATACCGGCACAGAGACCGAGGACGTGGGCGTACGCGATCTCGTGCCGCCGGAACCAGTAGTTCTCCTCGGCGATACCGGGGACGGTTCGCTCGCCCGTCAACGCGAGGGTCTCGTGTGACTCGCTCATCCCCACGAGACTAGTGCCCACCATCACGGCGATCGGAGGGTGTGCTCCCCAGATGGGCAGGCCGTCGCCGTCGCGCGGCGAGCGGCGGACTCGTCGGGGCGACCCAACGCCAAGGGCTTCGACGGCATCTCAGCGCGTCCGCCGCTCGCTCCGGGTTGCCCGGTTGCCCCTGTCGGCACGTTATGTGAGGTAGTCGATGTTTTGTGCTCACCGAGCTAACGCTAAAGTGGGGGAGACCGAACCCAACTTACTCGGCAGTAAGGTGGGAGAAACCGACGCAGGAGGTCGACGCAGACCCATGACAAACATTGTCGTTCTGATCAAGCAGGTTCCCGACACATGGTCCGAGCGCAAGCTTACCGACGGTGACTTCACCCTGGACCGCGAAGCCGCTGACGCCGTTCTCGACGAGATCAACGAGCGCGCGGTCGAGGAGGCCCTGAAGATCAAGGAAGCCGACGGTGGCGAGGTGACCGTGTTGACCGCGGGTCCCGAGCGTGCGACCGAGGCGATCCGCAAGGCGCTGTCGATGGGCGCCGACAAGGCCATCCACATCAAGGACGATCAGCTCCACGGCTCGGATGCGGTGCAGACCGCCTACGTCCTGGCGCGTGCGCTGGGCACCGTCGAGGGTGTCGAGCTCGTCATCGCGGGCAACGAGGCCACCGACGGACGGGTCGGCGCGATCCCCGCGATGATCGCCGAGTACCTGGAACTCCCGCACCTCACCCATCTGCGCAAGCTGACCCTGGAGGGCGAGACCCTCACCGGTGAGCGTGAGACTGACGACGGCATCTTCCACATCGAGGCGACGCTGCCGGCCATCGTGAGCGTCAACGAGAAGATCAACGAGCCGCGCTTCCCGTCCTTCAAGGGCATCATGGCTGCCAAGAAGAAGGAAGTTCAGGTCGTCACCCTCGCGGAGATCGACGTGGAGGCCACCGATGTGGGCCTCGAAAACGCCGGCACCGAGGTGACCGCATCGAATCCGAAGCCGCCGAAGACCGCAGGCGAGCGCGTCACCGACGAAGGTGACGGCGGTACCAAGGTCGCCGAATACCTGGTGTCGCAGAAGATCATCTAGTCCGCGCGGGCACTCAGAGCAACTGGCGATAAAAGAGACATTCAGGAGATAAAGAACATGGCTGAAGTACTTGTGCTCGTGGAGCAGGACGCCGAAGGCGCCCTGAAGAAGGTCACCAGCGAGCTGATCACGGCCGCGCGTGCCCTCGGCACCCCTGCGGCGGTCGTCGTGGGCAAGCCGGGATCGGCCGACGGCGTCATCGACGGTCTCAAGGAGGCCGGCGCGGAGAAGGTCTACGTCGCCGAGTCCGACGACGCTGCGGGCTACCTGGTCACCCCGCAGGTCGACGTCCTGGCATCGATCGCCGAGCAGGCGTCCCCGGCGGGCATCCTCGTCGCGGCGACCGCCGACGGCAAGGAGATCGCAGGCCGGCTGGGCGTGCGCCTGGGCTCGGGTGTGCTCGCCGACGTGGTCGATGTGCAAGAGGGCGGAGTGGGCATCCACTCCATCTTCGGTGGCGCATTCACCGTCGATGCCAAGGCCAAGGGCGACACCCCGGTCTTCTCGGTGCGTCCGGGTGGTGTCGAGGCAGCTCCGCAGGCCGGTGCCGGCGAGCGCGTCGACGTCGAGGTCCCGGCTCAGGCCGACGGCGTCGTCAAGATCACCAAGGTCGAGCCGAACGTCGGCGGCGATCGTCCGGAGCTGACCGAGGCGTCGATCGTGGTGTCCGGCGGACGTGGCGTCGGCAGCGCGGACAAGTTCTCCGTGGTCGAGGAACTCGCCGACTCGCTCGGTGCGGCCGTCGGTGCCTCGCGCGCCGCGGTCGACTCGGGTTACTACCCGGGCCAGTTCCAGGTCGGTCAGACCGGCAAGACCGTGTCGCCGCAGCTCTACATCGCGCTCGGCATCTCCGGTGCGATCCAGCACCGCGCAGGCATGCAGACCTCGAAGACGATCATCGCCGTCAACAAGGACGAAGAGGCGCCGATCTTCGAGATCGCCGACTACGGCATCGTGGGCGACCTGTTCAACGTCGCGCCGCAGCTGACCGAAGAGGTCAAGAAGCGCAAGTGATCTGATCAGTGGTGGCCCCGGCGTGTCGGTTCGACACGCCGGGGCCACCGTCGTTTGGGGCCGCGTTCATTCGCGGTCATCGACGTTCACCGGCCCAGAACCGACACGACACGTCGTCGTTGGCGCCCCGTCGTCCGTGCTGGATGTCATCGGGACATGACACTCGCGACCAGTCCGACCGCCGCGTTGACCGCATCCGGTCTCCCGACGAGACGGTCGGCCTCGGGAGCGATCGAAGCGCAGTGGGTCGCACCGGTCCAGCCGCCGGCGCGCCACGCCTGGTACCCCGCCAGCGGGTGCGGCGAGCACTGTCGGGAGCAGCCGTCGGTGGTGAACCTTGCGGTGGCGGTGACACGGATGGTCCGATTGATCGTCGTCGTGTGCTTCCTCGTCACATGCGGGCCACTGGTCGTCTTCGCCCCACGGCTACTGCGCAGGCGGCTCCTGAGCCGGGCGGCGCTGCACCTGCTGGCGGCCCTCGGTATCCGCGTTCGCGTCGACGACCGGCGCCCCTTCGCCGGATCGCTGCGGGGGCTGGTCGTCGCCAACCACATCTCGTATCTGGATCTTCTGGCGATCGCCGTGGTCAGCCCATCGCATTTCGTCGCCAAATCCGACGTGACAAAGATGCCGGTGATATCGGCACTGTCTCGGCGTCTCGGCGTCATCCCGGTGAATCGGGCGTCGCTCCGGGAGCTTCCGGCGACGGTGCGTAGTGCTGTCGACGAACTACATCGGGATCGATCGGTCGCCGTGTTCCCGGAGGGCACGACCTGGTGTGGCCGGGAGGCCGGCCGATTTCGTCCGGCGTTCTTCCAGGCCGCGATCGACGCCGGGGTGCCGGTGATCCCGATCCGACTCCGGTTCACCGGGTTGGACGGCTCGCCCAGCTCGGCCCGAGTTTCATCGGGAACGACACCCCGCTGGACACCTTGCGTCGCGTCGTGCGTGCGCGGGGACTGACGGTCCACGTCCGCGTGCACGAGTTGCAACTGCCCGACGCGGATCGCCGGACGCTGGCCATTCGGTGTGAGCGTCTGCTCTCGGCCTGACCGGCTCCCGCCCGCAAATGACGGCTCTACATATCTCATATATGTTGTAGCCGAGAGCCGGACGATCGTCCGGCGTCGCGATCAGCAACAGGAGGCGTTCGAGCCATGACTTCCGCACCAACACTGTCCCGCGCCGAGGCCCGAGCACGATTCACCGAGCTCCGATCGGCGACCGGCCTGGTCGACGACGCCGAACTCGACGCCGTGTGGGCAGCCCTCGACACCGTCCGGCCCGAGGAGATGTTCGGCGCGTGGAAGGGTGACGAGTTCACCACCGGGCACCCGGTCAACGGCATGCTCGGCAAGGCAGGGTGGTTCGGCAAGACCTTCACGTCGCGTTCCGATGTCCAGCCGCTGATCTGTCGCAATGACGACGGCGACCTCTTCTCCAACACCGAACTCGGCAAGGGTGAGGCCAGTCTGTGGTCCGTCGAGTTCCGCGGCGAGGTCACGGCATCGATGGTCTACGACGGGCAGGCCGTCATCGACCATTTCAAACGAGTCGACGACAACACCGTGATGGGCATCATGAACGGCAAGGCCGCCGTCATCGACGGCCGCCACCTGTACTTTCTGCTCGAACGGGTCTGAGGTTGCGGATCGACGCCGCGGTCGTCTCGGTGCCCGGCGGTCCGTTCGAGGTGTCTCCCGTCGAACTCGATTCGCCACAGGCCGGGGAGGTGTTGGTGCGGATTCGGGCGGTCGGGATCTGCCACACCGATCTGGGCATGCGTGCGACCTGGTCGAAACACCGTTGTCCGCAGGTGTTCGGCCACGAGGGCGCCGGTGTGGTCGAGGCCGTCGGGCCGGGGGTCACCCGGGTGCGACCGGGCCAGACCGTGTGCCTGACCTACCGGAGTTGCCGCAGTTGCAGGCAATGCCTTGCGGGGCATCCCGCATACTGCATTGCAGGACTCAACACCGCAGGGCGGCCGGACGGCACGCCGACGATCACTCGCGACGGCGAACCCGTCTTCGGCGGCTTCTTCGGGCAGTCGAGTTTCGCCACCTTTGCGATCACTCACGAGGACAACACGATTCCGGTGCCCGAGACGTTGTCGCCGGTCATCGCCGCGCCCCTCGGCTGTGGTGTGCAGACCGGTTACGGCACGGTGACCAGGGTCGTGCGTCCGGCAGCCGGCGCCACGCTGACCGTATACGGCGCGGGCAGTGTCGGCCTGTGTTCGGTGCTCGCCGCGGCCCGGGCAGGGGCGCGGGTGATCGCCGTCGATCCGATCGCCGGTCGACGCGCGCTCGCCGAGAAGTTCGGCGCGTGCGCGACCATCGATCCCACCTCGACCGACGATCTCGCTGCCGAGGTCATCGCATCGCACGGGCGTGGTACCGACCACGCGATCGACACGACCGCACGCCAGGATGTCTTCGCCGCGGCTGTCGCGGCAGCCGAGCCGCGGGGTGAGATCGCGCTCGTCGGGATCGGTCGTGCCCTCGAGTTCGACGTGATGTCGGTGTTGTACAAAGGCTTGTCGATCCGGGGAGTCATCGAGGGTGACGTGGTGCCGGACGAGGTCATCCCCGAACTCGCGGACCTGTACGCCGCCGGGCAGCTCCCGCTCGACGACCTCATCACCGTCTACCCGTTCGCGCAGATCAATCAGGCGGCGGCCGATTCGCTCGGCGGCGCGACGATCAAACCGGTCTTGCTCGTCGACGCCTGAGCGCCCGCAACCGCCGGTCGGCGCGGTGTGAGCGGCACCGCCCGATCCGCGGGAATTGGTCGGCGGTCTTCGCGCGTTTATCCTTGCAACGTCATGTCCATGCCTTCTCGAGCCCCGGTCTACCTCGACCATGCTGCGTCGACAGCGATGCTGCCCGACGCCGTCGAGGCGATGACCGCTGTCTTCGCGCAGCCGGGCAACGCGTCGTCGTTGCACGGTTCGGGTCGCTGGGCCCGCCGCAGGCTGGAAGAGGCGCGGGAGTCGATCGCCGCTTCGGTGGGCGCACGCCCCTCCGAGGTGATCTTCACCGGCGGTGGGACCGAGTCCGACAATCTCGCGCTCAAGGGCATCTACGCCGCACGCCGTCGAGAGCACCCCGAGCGGCGGCGGGTCGTCGTGTCGGCCGTCGAGCATCATGCGGTGCTCGACCCGGCCACCTGGCTTGCCGATGCCGCCGGCGCCGAACTGGTGATCGCCCCGGTCGACGCCGAGGGCTTCGTGTCACCGGCGTGGTTGCGGGCCGAACTGGAGGCGCACGCCGACGAGACCGCGGTGATCTCGATGATGTGGGCCAACAACGAAGTCGGGACAATCGAGCCGATCGCCGAGATCGCGGCCGTGGGTGCCGAGTTCGGGATCCCCGTGCATTCGGACGCGATCCAGGCCGTCGGCCACATCCCGGTCGATTTCGGGTCGAGCGGGCTTTCGGCGCTCAGCCTGGCAGCGCACAAGTTCGGTGGGCCGCAGGGAGTCGGCGCGCTGCTCCTGCGCCGCGACGTCGAGTGCGTGCCACTGCTGCACGGCGGCGGCCACGAGCGCGACGTCCGGTCGGGCACCCAGGACGTGGCAGGGGCCGTCGGCATGGCGACCGCGCTGCGACTGTCCGTCGAGCACATGCCGGCCGCCACCGAACACGTCGTCGAACTCCGGGACCGGCTGTTCGACACTCTCCTCGACGTACCGGACACGACCGTCAACGGGCCCCGCGACGACCGGCGGCTGCCCGGTAACGTCCATGTCTCCTTCGACGGATGCGAGGGCGACTCCCTGCTGATGCTGCTCGACGCCAACGGCGTCGAGTGCTCCACGGGGTCCGCCTGCACCGCGGGGGTGGCCCAGGCGAGTCATGTCCTGCTGGCGATGGGACTCGACGTCTCGACGGCCCGCGGTTCGCTGCGGTTCTCTCTGGCGCCGAGTTCCACGGCGGCCGATGTCGACGCGGTCGCCGAGGTGATCGGTCAGGTCGTCGACCGGGCACGCGCCGCGGGGCTCGTCTCGTCACCGACCGGGAAGGGACGCTGATGCGAGTATTGGCAGCGATGAGCGGGGGAGTCGATTCGTCGGTGGCCGCGGCCCGCGCGGTAGACGCCGGACACGACGTCGTCGGGGTGCATCTCGCCCTGTCGACCGCCCCCGGGGCCTTGCGTACCGGATCACGCGGCTGCTGTTCGCGCGAGGATGCCTCGGATGCCCGCCGGGTCGCCGATCTCCTCGGAATCCCTTTCTACGTCTGGGATTTCGCCGACCGGTTCAAAGACGACGTGATCGACGAGTTCGTCGACGCGTATGCCGCGGGCGAGACACCGAATCCGTGTCTGACCTGCAACGAGAAGATCAAGTTTGCCGCGCTCGCGCAAAAGGCCACGGCACTCGGCTTCGATGCGCTCGCGACCGGCCACTACGCCCGGCTCGACGACGGCGAACTGCGCCGCGCGGTCGACGAGGACAAGGATCAGTCCTACGTGCTCGCCGTGCTCACCGCCGACCAGCTGTCGCGCGCGATGTTCCCGGTGGGTGACACCCCGAAGGGCGAGATCCGCGCGGAGG is a genomic window of Gordonia sp. SID5947 containing:
- a CDS encoding class I SAM-dependent methyltransferase, which encodes MSESHETLALTGERTVPGIAEENYWFRRHEIAYAHVLGLCAGMDVLEAGSGEGYGAAMLATRARSVTCVDYDTSAVEHTRRRYPGLIVHQGNLIDLPLADESVDVVVNFQVIEHLWDQPAFIAECRRVLRPGGRLFISTPNRITFSPGRDTPLNPFHTRELDAAEMTQLLSDGGFDVPTISGVYHGPRLVTLDEKWGGSLIDAQIDRALAGQSWPDDLASDVAAVATDDFAILDRARDGVDIDASLDLFAVAVRR
- a CDS encoding electron transfer flavoprotein subunit beta/FixA family protein, with product MTNIVVLIKQVPDTWSERKLTDGDFTLDREAADAVLDEINERAVEEALKIKEADGGEVTVLTAGPERATEAIRKALSMGADKAIHIKDDQLHGSDAVQTAYVLARALGTVEGVELVIAGNEATDGRVGAIPAMIAEYLELPHLTHLRKLTLEGETLTGERETDDGIFHIEATLPAIVSVNEKINEPRFPSFKGIMAAKKKEVQVVTLAEIDVEATDVGLENAGTEVTASNPKPPKTAGERVTDEGDGGTKVAEYLVSQKII
- a CDS encoding electron transfer flavoprotein subunit alpha/FixB family protein, encoding MAEVLVLVEQDAEGALKKVTSELITAARALGTPAAVVVGKPGSADGVIDGLKEAGAEKVYVAESDDAAGYLVTPQVDVLASIAEQASPAGILVAATADGKEIAGRLGVRLGSGVLADVVDVQEGGVGIHSIFGGAFTVDAKAKGDTPVFSVRPGGVEAAPQAGAGERVDVEVPAQADGVVKITKVEPNVGGDRPELTEASIVVSGGRGVGSADKFSVVEELADSLGAAVGASRAAVDSGYYPGQFQVGQTGKTVSPQLYIALGISGAIQHRAGMQTSKTIIAVNKDEEAPIFEIADYGIVGDLFNVAPQLTEEVKKRK
- a CDS encoding lysophospholipid acyltransferase family protein, producing MTLATSPTAALTASGLPTRRSASGAIEAQWVAPVQPPARHAWYPASGCGEHCREQPSVVNLAVAVTRMVRLIVVVCFLVTCGPLVVFAPRLLRRRLLSRAALHLLAALGIRVRVDDRRPFAGSLRGLVVANHISYLDLLAIAVVSPSHFVAKSDVTKMPVISALSRRLGVIPVNRASLRELPATVRSAVDELHRDRSVAVFPEGTTWCGREAGRFRPAFFQAAIDAGVPVIPIRLRFTGLDGSPSSARVSSGTTPRWTPCVASCVRGD
- a CDS encoding DUF4334 domain-containing protein, producing the protein MTSAPTLSRAEARARFTELRSATGLVDDAELDAVWAALDTVRPEEMFGAWKGDEFTTGHPVNGMLGKAGWFGKTFTSRSDVQPLICRNDDGDLFSNTELGKGEASLWSVEFRGEVTASMVYDGQAVIDHFKRVDDNTVMGIMNGKAAVIDGRHLYFLLERV
- a CDS encoding NAD(P)-dependent alcohol dehydrogenase codes for the protein MRIDAAVVSVPGGPFEVSPVELDSPQAGEVLVRIRAVGICHTDLGMRATWSKHRCPQVFGHEGAGVVEAVGPGVTRVRPGQTVCLTYRSCRSCRQCLAGHPAYCIAGLNTAGRPDGTPTITRDGEPVFGGFFGQSSFATFAITHEDNTIPVPETLSPVIAAPLGCGVQTGYGTVTRVVRPAAGATLTVYGAGSVGLCSVLAAARAGARVIAVDPIAGRRALAEKFGACATIDPTSTDDLAAEVIASHGRGTDHAIDTTARQDVFAAAVAAAEPRGEIALVGIGRALEFDVMSVLYKGLSIRGVIEGDVVPDEVIPELADLYAAGQLPLDDLITVYPFAQINQAAADSLGGATIKPVLLVDA
- a CDS encoding cysteine desulfurase family protein — translated: MPSRAPVYLDHAASTAMLPDAVEAMTAVFAQPGNASSLHGSGRWARRRLEEARESIAASVGARPSEVIFTGGGTESDNLALKGIYAARRREHPERRRVVVSAVEHHAVLDPATWLADAAGAELVIAPVDAEGFVSPAWLRAELEAHADETAVISMMWANNEVGTIEPIAEIAAVGAEFGIPVHSDAIQAVGHIPVDFGSSGLSALSLAAHKFGGPQGVGALLLRRDVECVPLLHGGGHERDVRSGTQDVAGAVGMATALRLSVEHMPAATEHVVELRDRLFDTLLDVPDTTVNGPRDDRRLPGNVHVSFDGCEGDSLLMLLDANGVECSTGSACTAGVAQASHVLLAMGLDVSTARGSLRFSLAPSSTAADVDAVAEVIGQVVDRARAAGLVSSPTGKGR